Part of the Parambassis ranga chromosome 16, fParRan2.1, whole genome shotgun sequence genome, atcaaataaaaaaacacttgtgCTCATATCTGATTGTTGTACTATTTTGTTTCCTGTTGGATAACGTTAGCTACTGAAGTGGTTGTTTTAGATGAGCAGAAGTGAACACTAAGATAGATAGAGATTATTGAGTGGGGAAAAACTTGAACTTGGTGGCAAAAAAGTGCTGCAGATAACTGTTTCAGATTGTATGTTTGTATACAAGTCAGTTTTTAAGTGTGTAATCACCATGGAAACCTAAAGCAAGGATCATCAAAAGACTTCCTTTTCCATACTTTCGGTTTCTGTTCTCCCACCCAGTTTTCCAGAAAACAAAACTAATCCAACAGGTGTGCATCCACTAAGTTTCACTTTGTCACACCCGTTTCATCAAAAATCTGTGTGTGGTCTGCAGGACTTTGGACAACCCCCACAGTATGGAACTGCAGGTTATGGACAGCAGCCTTACCCCATGGGTCAGCCTTACCCCACGGGTCAGCCTTACCTCGCGGGTCAGATGTACCCACCGCAGCCGAACACGGTCACTGTGCAGCCCACGGTGTTCGTCGCTCAGCCTCTGGCCAACCCGGTCAAGGACTACTTGGGCTTTTCCATCTTCACCATGATGTGCTGCTGCCTGCCTCTTGGAATTGCCGCCCTCATCTACTCCATCTCAGTGAGTTGAACTTTAAATAcgtttaaatatatataccaGATAGAGTAAAACAAATGCATgtacattttcacacattttcttctaagaataaaaaccattgacaaaacaaaaacagaatgtaTACAACAATAGATCACCTTTACGATGAGTTAGTGGTTGCAATAGCGGTCTCTGTGGCCACAAATGGTCATTACATGTTCTCTTTTAGTTGTTTCTTCTATGTTTGAACTCCAGGGTTTACTGGAGCTACAAACAGCTTATCCATTAAACACAAGATGAGGATCATCTCAATACAAACATTATTTTACTGTTCAGAACAACAGGCATTGATATTAACATGTGTGACATTGTGGTTTGTGTCACTTTCTGGTACTATCTCAGCACTGCATCTGCAGCCACCTTAAATCCATGTAACATGTTTTTCATAATTATGTGTTTCTTCACTTCCACTTAGCTTTGCATATTTAGCAGCAGTGGTTTCTGCCattttctgcttctttcttttagTCAGTGAGTCAGATGTTTATGTAAACCAGAGGCTTGAAAACACTCATTAGTTGTAACAGCCCAGCCTCACTAGGCAGTGTGAACCAACCCGGTGGCTCCACTTTTagctgcccccctcccccctccccggtTGGTCCCAGGCAGCTGGGAGGCCAGGCTGGCTGTGTGATAGGTTAAAGGTAGCATAGCAGTAAAGAAAACCTTCTAACTAAAGTGCTTTAAGGTGCAGCTTTCCTGCAGAACATACAAAGTTATACACAGTGCAGGAAAAGCACTTtactttaatttaaagtatttagCTTTGATCTGCTTTTTCCATAACTCAGACGTTGATATTTTTCACTATAATTTCATaattaactgaaaaaaaaatcgcATTTTACAGCATGTTGACAGCATCTGTGAATAGCCCGTCCTCTTTGTGGACAAACAGAAACCAAAGATAATAATGCACAGGAGGAAGCAGGATTGTTCTTTActtttttcctgcagaaaaGATATCTGGCTGAATCACTTTTTTTCAAGGCCAAGAGATGTTAGTAAAACAGATGGAAGAGGAACTTAGAAAAGCACATGGTAAAGAGCCTGACAGTGCCGCTGTACAGATGAACAGGAAAAGCTTACTGTGGCTAATGAGGGGAGTGATGTAGAAAAGGGGGAGGATGACTGCACCGGCAGCTAGTTGGTATGCAGGCAgacaccccaccccccacccatgTGTCAGCTACTGCtacaaatagaaaaaataagTCCATTATTTCTTCATAGCTTCATAGCTGTAAACACAAAGATTCACAATCTATGAACTTCTCCATGAAGGAACAGGTCGTTCATTTTGAACCGTTGTGAAGCAAGAAGAGTTGAATTCgtgtgtgcgtgagagagaGTGCGAAGTTTGGAGAAGTCAATGAAAGTTACTGGAATGGATGAAAACCTGTAGGGAAATGAACATAGAGaagtaaaagaaagagaggaagggtTGGAGAAAACGTTGGGTGGTCTAGAACCTCACATTAACTTAGAGGTTGACAGCTGGCTCTTTGTTTCCTTGTTGGCTTGATATCAGTTTAAAAAATAGGTTCAAAGCaggtcatgtgtttttgttgtgtgaaaATAACATGTGGCCTTCTATAGCCGCAGATGTAAAGCTGTGTTTAGACTTAGACTTAGTTCCACAGTCAGACTACAAGTATCTGTATCTTTTAAGTGTACATCAGAGTTCACATGTCATCTGACAGACTCTGGTTAATGTGTCCAGTGTCCGTGACAGAACCCAGCTGCTCGTAATTTTCTTGACGGTCTTCACGTGACTGCCAGTCAGCAGAATACTTTTAACCTCTTCGCTTCTAAGGCATTTTCAGGATATTAAAAGGATTCGCACACATCCCCAAAAACACTGTTTGAAGTAAGCTGTTCTGTGTtaataacaaacaaaatactcaaacgtaccttttgtaaaaaaattcTGGGAATTACTGTGAAACAGGCTTTTACTGTGACTGAGGCTGTACATCAGCACTACAAGCACAGGCCAGTGATATGATTACTGTGAATGAAATGATGGCCATTGTCTATAAATGGCTTTGCATATCCAAAAGGCTGCAATGAGAAacagtttaaaacacaaaagtcCAGTACAAACTGTTCTGAGTTTATATTAACCAGCTGCTTGATGTAATAAAGCCAAAGGAGTTAATGTTGATCAGTCCGGCTTCAGGGAGGAGTTTGGCATTTTTGtgttccatttttttcctgtcattGTTGATACTAgagaaaaaaaggtcaaaatTGTGACGTAAGATCAACTGgtaaacagaaacaggactttGGTTATTTAACAAACTGTGTATATACCTCCAGCAACGGGAGACGTCAGATTATTTTTAGCAGGATGTGTTTAAAGAAATATAAAGTGTATAGGACTGGCCTatgatggtatgaaagaggctTACCAACCCTGAGAGAAACAAGGATATTTTGCACTAAAATTATTCAAAGAAAATGGATCCATAGtaattttaaaaagtctttTCGGTACTGACTGCACATTAAAACAGAGAGGAATTTGTCAGGAGTTTGAGAAGAGGACACAAGTGCAGGCAGAGGGGTGATGTTCCCAGAATGATTTATACAGAGGTGATGAaggagaacagaaaaacactcaaACTAGGAGCTCTTAAACACTAAGATACCTGGAAACTCAAGGGATCATACTCGAGACACACGCCAGGTAACGAACAAGACTCACATGATAACAAGGCGATCTGACAGGGAGTGCAGGAAAACACAAGGGCATGGAGACAatgggacacaggtgagacacattagggcggggcaagcaATCAACTAGGAGGAATTAAAactcacacagatacacaacaggaCAAAgcctatcaaaataaaacaggaagcagaaaaaaTACAGCGACGAAATAACCAGGAACAATCAACACAAACCATGAAACCCTaagaacactaaaataaccCCAAACAAGGACTAAGTGACAACAAAATGGCCAGAAACACAGAATTATAACAAGGAACACAATGACAAAAGAACTCAGGATCATGACAGAATTTAAATTAACATTAGATGTTGGGGTTTAGaatgacagactgacacactcGGAAATACTTCAAAATACATGATTAATTTTTAGCTGCACTTGTGTGTTCTAGAGTCACATCCTCTGAGGTAAGTTGACCTAATGTAGCCTCAAAAAACATGTTGAAATCAGAGAATTTCATACTTCCTTAATCATTGCTGTAAAACGAGTTCTTCGTGCCACCAGAAGGATAGTCATGTCAAGATAGCATTCATTAACTTACAGCAGCCATTCTTCATCCTGTCTGACTACATAGTAGTCAGACAGGATTGACTCAATGAGTTTTTGTCACTTTAGCATCGGCACTCCTTTTTATCAGCAGTAAACATAACTCAGTTGTACAGTTGACTGCAACAGATAAAAAGTTGTAAGAATTTAGTATATTGACCTAGTTTATTTATAtactgtttatttacacagttaAATCCAGTAAAAGTGAATCACAGACTGACTGGATAACATGTCTAAAGACGCAGTAAATCGTCTAATCCTCTCACAGCACAGCCGCTTTAAATTTACAGTGAATTTACAGTGCTGGCCCAAGGTTATCGCTGGCTGGTGTGAAGGGGAAGGACAATCAGTCACATTCTTTCACTGCTTTGTTTATGGAAACACGAACGGCATATTCTGTGCTGATCAGCCATCGCTCCATTTTTATGCCGAAATATGTCGTTCACCGAACTGCTCTAGCATGACATGTTATTGGAAGAATTCATTTTGAGTAAACACGGCACGAGATACAGCAAGTAATGTTTTCCTGAAAGTGAAACATGGACTATCACTGACTGTTGCTGTTTTATTATGTCATAACATATCTACCAAACTGAAGAGTAATCCACTCTCTTTTCTGAATAAACCCCCTCGACCACATAAGGAGGCCATGCCACAGGGCATGCCACACAGCTGAACATCTCTTGAGACCAGCAGCATAGTGTTCTGAATCTTGTAGAGAAAAGCCCGAAAGCAAATTTCCTGCCTaatcattttaatataattaaatttaaTCTCGATGAATCAAAATGGATTTTTGTGGTCACATGATCATGAGCATCTACTCAGTAtgatctgaaaactgaaaaGGAAATCATGGCATGGTTGTGTTGTAAAGGTCAGTGGGAGTGGATTACAGAGTGGCTGTTGCATAATGTAAAAACAAGATAAACTGGTGGGAGGTGAAAACAGAGTTTGCCAGAGAACCATGCAGAAAAAAGACAGCAAGAAGCAGAGTTTTGTGATTGGGAGTAAAGGAGACAAAGAGAAAGCTGGAAGTGGAAGTGGACTTGTTTTTGTTGGGGTTTGGACTGTCAAGTGTCAAACTGTGCGCTCTGCTTTAGTTACATTATAACAAAGGCTACACAGGAGAGAAGGCCGGCTGACTGGAATAAACAGATGAGGGAGAGATGTTGGTGGCTGCTGGACTCTGTCTCACTTCACATTCTCTTTATTTATTCTTCAGCTCTAACTCTGGCTTCATTTTTTAAGGTTTGATGTAGAGAAAATTTGAGCAACTTTGTGCAGAACCCAGGATGAGACTTGACATTTGTAACACAGCAACCACTGGAGCTTCCAGACAATCAGGGCTTTTGTTAGGATCAAACTCGTGTGCTCGAGTTCTTCAACTCCCAGCCACTCCTATAGCTTCTGCGACAGCGTCATCAAACGGCCCTTTGTTTCCAAAAACATCGGGCTTTCCTCACAGCTTGGTCTGCAATAACAGTGTATAAACATCCTGATAGTAACTGagtccttctttttcttctgcaggGAGCTGTACTTGTATTTTAGCAGACACCATGTTTTCAACATGAggtcattttcttttctcaacAGGTCACATGTTTAATCTATCTTGGCACGATGATTACTGTAATTCCACAGCCTGGACGAGAGCTAATGTTTGAAATATATACCTAAATGGATGATAACATACAGGGATGCATTGCTCTGCTAGAGAACTGCACGTCACTGCAGGATTGTTATGAGAGACTCTGGAGACAGCTACATGTTAAACCAACGGGCAGCACAACATGAAGGCAGTCAAAAAGGCTGCAAGCTCACAGAGTACTTTGCTGTACTGGGTAATGTTCCTAATGTAATTGAtctgaataaaatatttaagCACCAAAACACCAACATGGAACATAAAAGCTACAATACAACAATATATAACATCATAGCTCTCTAATTGTCAGGGTGGCAAGGTTTAATTGGACTCAGGAAAATACAAAGTTTATTACAAACATTCGAGTCGAGAGCTCAGGCAGGTATATAAACCAGGAAGACAGTCACACAGGCTACGGTACCAAAAGGGAAAGACAAAAGTCATACACAGACCCAGACCCCGTTTACACTTGGGTATTTTGTGCGAcctttttgtgtagtacggctgccagagtaggctgtagtctagtaatggaagcattcgcgggtagcgtttgcatttctgttggtgtaagcactttttTTGCATTTGCAGATACAGCTTCTCTTACTATGTAGAGGAGCTGAGACTccaggtctccaggttcagcgactttggaacaacttctgacacaaagagccagactgcgtcaACGAGGCtcctgattggcttgcacggctttctccttcaacctacactgccacccacatgCCTGGggtgggagcgtatttatgcgggttaatgtaaacggaaacttttttgaaaacgaccatgtgtgcacgatgttattttggaaaacggagggaaggaaatatttgtttttcaaaatacccagctatgtgtaaacggggtctaaATACAGGAGGGAAGGGaggacaatcagacacaggtggaacacattagggcggggcaggcaATCAGCTACCTTTGTGAATATCATATCCCTAGTATGACTAATAACttacattatatttttttggtttttattttgcAAGATGGATATTGTAAAATCACGCATCTCACATTGAGGAGGATGGACAACCTGAAACAGATAGTAATAGTGCTCTCAAGGCTTGGTGTGTTCAGTGCACACAAGCAACAGGAGCTacataaagctggatccatactccatgagaacagagaactcccttccccctgccgaagttatgcccacaaaatgacgtcattttctcTCTCGGACCACCCGTTGCACagcgctctcggacacatggcctggggagaactttttctctcaaggctgtgcgtcaaccatgctgtgattagtcggaatttattgtgggcgtgatgaatgtggtgaagtgcaagagcttcttcagatgcagaacacacagacagaaggagaaagtacaacgacgatggacagtttagatgagcagctggaaaacagctcctggaaggagaaacacggcacacagaggagagagtctgtccaaaaggGTGCGATAAAAatgaatcccagtattgatcacggcattacagtggctggacgcgcacattaaacagCGGGAGacaggatgtattattgcagtcagtcatccacatgttcacagaattaaactcacccagaccagaggtctgctacagtcagctacactgatcttctagctattgtcatgctatgcaccctcttccctgagcattatcagctcgttaggccaggtaaccacgatacaattgcattgtcaacgtTTTGTGTGTGACGAGAAATGTTATTTTCTTGTGAAATGAATGGAAGGAAAATGAAAGTGAGGTTGGTTGACTGAAGAGTCTGAAAGCTTATCTGGAGAGATAAGCCATAGCAGTTCTAGACACAAAATGTTTGAAGTAACTAACAAGTTAATACAACCACttaatattgtttttaaacTGTAACATGACGATGcggcttttattttatttttcattttttttatttaattttattttttgcaattTACTTAAGACACTGAAAATACAATGGtccaaaagaaacaaaagaatgaaGGTGTATTTTGAGCTGAAAGCTCTGATGATGCCTGGTACTTTCACTGATGGTGTGTGACTCCATTGTGGTTGTAATATTGGTGGTTGGCCACAACAGGTTTTGGCCGTTAAGCAGGCGTTTATTCATATAAAATGAATTTGTGTAATATGACTCCAGTCCTGCCTGCTCCTTTTGTCTTTAGTTCCTGCCCTGTCCCTACATAAATCCAACAACCCACAGGATTCCTGAGAAAATATCCTCCTCCATATCTTCACCAGTCAGACCTTCGCAGCgttttcctcctttcttttgttacattttctgtCTACTGCAACTATCCAGGGCCATGAGGACAGAGCCACAGTTTTCAGAGCAGGACACGTGAGCCAGACAGCTGCTTGTAATCATGACCAGCTTTACCGTAACAGCAGACATGGCCCTCTCACGACattagaaaaaacacacacacacacagtccaccatatatgcacacaaacagatgtaATAAGAATCTGTAATTGGATTAGATTAAGACTGTGGGCAGGTCTCACTTCTCCTCAGACTGTTCTGTCAAAATATAATGTCACAATCTTAACAGAATaacgttttgtttttgtctcattcAGCCTTTCTTTGCATGACCTTAAATAAAAACTGTGGGTTTATTCGAAAAACCTCCTCGAATGCTGCCAAACAATGGATGGATTTACCAGCTCAGTTTGTGTTGAAGTAAAATTAAAGGTGTTCAGGAGGCTGCTATAGCTCCTGAGCCATGTTTACCCAGTGATTACAGGCTCTTGCTTTTAGTTCCTGTTTAGGGTTGGCAAACATCACAGCTGTGTAAATCACACCCACAGTTCAGCAGGAAGGTCTCATCACGGTACACTGTGTTGCTCTGCCACTGGCTTTATTACAGTTCATACAGGTGCTCTCACTGCACAGCCGGAGGGACAAAGCcctacatgtttttgttctcttgATGATTGAACTCAGACTCTCAGAGCTGGTGAGATTAATGAACCTTCATATGAACATACAGTCCCTGATCTGTTCAACCAGTGTGAAACATCCAAGGGTACAGTGCAGGTAAAGCACTTACAGAGAGGAGGgatttaaaatgtcttttgttttttcatccttAGGCAAGAGAAGCCAATCATGTCGGCAATCGGATGTTGGccgagcagagcagcaggacagcCAGGACGCTAAACCATGTGGGTCTGGGAATCGGTATTGGTGCCTTCATCCTCATGGTTGTATATGCAGCAGTTATGGCatctatgttttaaaaaatatctgTCTCCATGTACGCCACAAAGTGTATTTGTATAGAGAATTTGCTCTGCGTATAAGGCAGTAGATGGCCTTTTGTTGTAGCTGCACAGAGGCCACAACAACGTTCAAAGTCCAACCTTTTCTgctttttgctttaaaatgttacagcacacaatcagtttcTGAACACTTTTCAGTATGTTAGAGTACATTTGAGTGGAGTTTATCAAAAAAGTCATGATTTGTCTAAATgaacaaaaaagtaaaatttGTTGTTCTTCTGAGCTCTGTATTGGCAGATATAATGCAgtatcactgtgtgtttatccTGTATTAGGAGCTGTGGTGTGGATCACtggcctgtgtgttgtgtttaatgcattctttttttctgaaatctTTTCACTGTATTTGAaattgctttataaataaagtctattaaaagaaaagaacatgtgTGCTgcccagtggtggaatgtaactaagtatttgtaacTGTAACTATTGTACTTTTAGTATCAAGGATCTTTTTACTGACATGATCACACATGTGaggtgagaggaaaaaaacttCAAGATGTCGGAGGCAGTATCACTTCACTGGAAAGCAGAGAACAAAAGCTGTCATTACGACATGTTGCAGAATGTTACAGTAAATGTTTTGTCTCCTGTTCCCCAGCTCCACCCTCAGTTCCTTAATTCTCTTACTTGCTCTCTTGCTTTCAAACCTGGCATTTACTATCATAACCTCTATTGTTACTATATAGATTCCCCTCTGCACAAGCTGGCCTGTAATTTGATCTCTGACAAAGTGCTAAAGGCCTCTGGCGTTGGTAGTTTCCAGGGATACACTTAGATCCTACAACAATTTAGAAGAAAGGGACCACCATTTTTTGTCAGCCTTTAACTTTCCACCAGTGGTAACTAGCTCTTCAAGCTAAATACCCTTTGAGACCAAGAGAGTTGTAAGAATAAGCttctcacagtgtgacaaatGTCCTCCTGAATAATGGCAATTATGGGCTTGTGTCTAGTTGCCAAATAATaaactacatttacatttacaattaCATAATCCACGATGCAATGTAAAGTTTATAATGTATGTTGTTCCTATGTGCCATTTAGTGTTTTTGTCCTTCAACAGTCCTTTTATTTGTGAACACAGAGGGTGCCAACTACCTCCACCCCTGTTAGTGCTGACCGTTCCTTTTACATAAAAGTTCCTGAAATGTTTAATGATTGATGGATTTCTGAGGCTGAATCTTCCAGTAAGCAGGCTGCCATAGTGAAAGGCCTCACTGTTTCACAGCAAGACAGTCAGATTACAAGTGATCAGCCACACACCAGTAGTCTAACAACATTCTGCGTCCAGCAGTGATTATGGTCTTTTTGCTGCCCCCTAGTGTTACTTAACGGATCACTACAATAGAAGATTTAAGGAACCACTGGTCAGATTTATACATTTGaaattttaaaataacataaaaaaagtaTTCTAGTTTTCATCATGTCATGATTTACCATTTATTTGATTTACTTTGTTATGTTAGTTTATGcactttttacttattttatacCTGTTAATATTTTCTGgtcatgcatggagcacctggaatgtaagcaatttcccccaAATCAGAAAAAAGTATTTCTGATCTGCTGTAGATCTCTATATTGATTTTCAGGAAGGTCTACACTTGCCCTTTCCATTGCAACATAAAAGAATAACCAAAGGCTATTGTTTCACTGCAGAGCCTACACTTTATTGAATATATGAAAACCAGTACAAATGACAAAGCCAGGACAATAAATTAAGTCACTCTTTGATAGATCAACAACACTGAGCATGTCCTTCAATTTAAGTATCGAGACATTTATGGGGATGAAGAAAATGTTCAACAGCATGATTCGCTCCTTAAGCCACAGATGTTAAAAGCACTTGGAGCTGATAATCAGCCTAAATTACCTATACATCTTCGTGCACTTCACTGACTCTTTGTGTAATTTATCTTGCGCTTTTAGAGAAAGCAACATCAATACCAGAATATATATGAAGAAGCAACAGCTGATACACCACAGTGAGTCTGAGGAGGTTCAAGCTGCTTAAGATAGTACAGATAGGTAAAGCGTATTCAGCTGATTATCCACCAAATGAGTCTGCTGTAGCCCACCCACATGAAGCACAACAAGAAGTAAGCACTATCCATGACTGAAGGCCACAGTGAGTGAGAAGAGACATGCTCTACTTTAACTAGAACTACAACATATAGTAAAATCTACCAACATTTATTACATTAATGCAATATTTACATACCTCTGTCAGGCTCTGCAACAACAGTTACAGTCATTTCCATTTTCCCTTCACTCAGCCAAAAGGAGTGTAGTTATACATTATTAGCATTTAATATAATGCAAAAATCCAGAAATGAGTATGATGTCATCACAAAAAGCCAAACTTAAGCGGTCCAACAGGAGATGCCCACTTTTCTTGagtgttttattatatttacaaGACCAGCTCACACAGTGTGAAAGGTCGCAAGAATATGTTTGCAAACCATCTACTGCAAAGAGAATAAAATCAAGGCAGAAGATGACAATAGGATGAAGCTGACAAAATGGCATCTCTAAATCAGATAAATATTGTGAAATAAGTATTTAATTGGGTACAGTGAATGTGGGAGGAGATGTGGAgggactggaggaggaggagatcttAGTAGGAGCGGATGGCAGGAGGAACATGGGCGCAGTCCTGCTCATCCAGAGTAACGTCAATAACAGGACGGTATTCAAGGGTCACCTGTGATTGGACAAAAGGAAAAAGGTGCATTAAACATCAAAGATGATGCCGACATTAGAAGCTGATAGTGGCACCACAAACAAACCTTTCCGGTCTTTGGGTCAACGTAGGAGAGAGTGTGTTTCCTCCAGTGCTGCTCAAAGGGCTTTTTCTCCTGACCCTGCAGGGGCTTAGAGTAGTCGTACTCATCCACACGGTCCTGGAATATAGTTAAAGAAACACTGTCAAAGGccagactggcttgtgatgaaGGGCAAGAAATCATAGTTTGTATAATAATCACGACTTATAAAAATAATTCCAAGTCTGTTTTGAGAAGGACAGAT contains:
- the LOC114448412 gene encoding proline-rich transmembrane protein 1-like, giving the protein MDPEKSTNGPPMGWTDGKSPMDQPAPPPYNPYQGYSQPVPGYQPPPQDFGQPPQYGTAGYGQQPYPMGQPYPTGQPYLAGQMYPPQPNTVTVQPTVFVAQPLANPVKDYLGFSIFTMMCCCLPLGIAALIYSISAREANHVGNRMLAEQSSRTARTLNHVGLGIGIGAFILMVVYAAVMASMF